The genomic region GTCCAGGCAGCTTTCTTTTCCTAATACATGTTAGTGCCAATGCATCAACTTATTTTAATGTCTTATGCCGAGGGCATAGTGCTTTTAACAATATATACTTATACATACACGGTAAAAGTACTATAAAGGCTCTTATACTAGAAATTAAGTTGCATTGTGCCCCTTCTActcaaaaaatgagtaaattagtccCTGTATGTTATATCAAAAAGCAAACAGATCCTTTTGTTAAAAGTTCCATCTActtctactattaaaaactagtCAATGTACATTAACATGAGGTACACATAGCACATCACATTTAACTATACGGTTATTTTGTCAGCTATGCTAGTTTTTAACAGTATAAgtggatgaaaattttaacaaaaaaagttCAATTTACTaggattaatttattcatttttctaATAGAGAAGGTAAAATGCAATTTTAttttttgtgtatatatataatcaatGAATCTTTTTCAGGAATCAAGAGAGATTGATTCTCAACACTGTGGGGGGAGGAGCTGATTTCTGAAGCCAAGATTTATGTTTTGTAGCATAAGGTAGTAAAATTATAgaagtaattaaaataatgtgAGAATAGATTGTAAAGCGAACATGAAAATTACCATGTCTTGAAATAAGGTTTACAGTGCGAAAGGAACTAATGTTATAATGAGCTCAAAAATGGCAAACTAACGGGCTCGGCTGGGTTCAGATTGGATTGTTTTGAATCTCCAGATATTGGTGTTCAATCTTATTTCGGGTttagattatttcatatttaagtaTTTTGGGGATTAAGATATATGGATTTCAGACTATTTCGATTTTTGACTATCAGATTTTTGTTCAAGTGGAAGGTTTTTTTTCTCAGTTTTCGATAACTTTTTAATGTATGTTGGATCGAGCGGTAGGAAATTCAATATTTTTTAAGCAAAAGTTTAAGTTCAAGTTTtgtaaataaaaggaaaaaagttGAAAAAGATTTACGTATCCCATTTAGGGTTCGTTTATCTGATACCGAAAGATCTTTAAAAAACTccattatgatatatatatatatatatatatatatatatacaacaaaaAGAGATACAATTAGTTTAGGGTTCTAAAGAAGTGCTATAACACAAACTTTTTCCATATATaaagagataatatatatgtgaaatttggTTATATAAATTATATCATTTGCATCTTCCTGTATCATATCTCACAAATCCCATCAGCTCCGGTCCTTCCAgtcttgaattatttttaaaactgCAATAAACAATAATCAAAGATGAAATCCCTATGGAATAATAATAGGGTTAATATGATGTTTAGTCCTTGAATTTGGCAATTTAATTTACTTTGGTATCTTATGTCTTTTTTGGGGTCAACTTTGATACCTAAACATAACAACTATATCCGTTCTTATCCCTAAATTTGAATTCCGTCAAgcttttatatttttcaagttcAAGTATCAAAGTGGAATAGTTGACAAGTTCAAGGACTAAAGATTACATTAACCCaataataattcaaattcaaGGACTAAAGATTACATTAACCCAATAATAATTCAAAGCTTTCAAAGCCTGTAAAAATCACTTCAGTTACCTTTCCTCTGAAAACTTAGAGAAGGAACCTGTGGTGGGGATTGTACCACACAAGTCGTTGTTTGAGACATCACTGTTTCACACAccataaatagtaattaaaacaaCAATAATAACGGGGATAATTTCATAAGATGTCCCCGAAGACAATGACCGAGATTTTAAATTGGTCCCGAAAATGTTCAAAAGGAAATATAAATCACGAGGGGGAGCaaagttaaaaagaaaaaagaggctAAAAggcttaaattgaattaaaaattttcTTAGAAGGGCTGAAAACTGAAATTTCACTATTTTATATGTAAGtgtttaaaatttaatcaaaCCAGGCCAGTATTTAAGCTAAGTTTAACGAAAAGGCCTGATTGAAATGATACTGATATTTTCAAGACTCAATTAAAAAACTTCAAAGTTTGAGGACCAATTTAAAATCAAAGTCATTGTTTCGGATGCCTAGTAGAATTAACCCATAATTAGTGTTTAGAGAAAGCTTAGGACTCACAAGATCTTTAAATTTGGGAGTTTGGTAAGTTGTCTGGGAATTCTTCCTGTCAGTCTATTACCATTCAATCGGCTGCATGAAATTAATACAAACATTAAAATCTTAtagaaattttaaaagttaatccttgaatttgattttttttcaatttaatccttgaaGTTTTTGGTCCATAGTTTTGGAACTTAACAACTTTTCTTAATTTAGTTTTTAAACTTGAATTCCATTAAAGTATAATGATATGACAGACTCTCAAATATGTCATATCATcaactaaaaattataaaaaattaaaattaaaaaaggtataattttatatttaaaattttttagaaGATGTAACATAATCTTCAAATGTTATATCATCACACTTTAACGGATTCCGAGTTTAGGGTTCAAAGTGAAAAAAAGCTGTCAAGTTTAGAGACTACCATGGACAAAAAAAAAGAATCCAAGGATCAAAGTGAATAAAGTTATCAAGTTCAGggactaaatattaatttaaccCCTAAAAGATTAAGAGAGAAAAGTTTACATACAGGAAATTGAGATTCGAAAGCTTGGAAAGAGAAGCAGGAATAGATCCAGTAAGGTTATTATGGTAAAGATCCAAACTCACTAAGCTTTTTAACCCTCCAATTTCTTCTGGTATGGAACCCTCCAAGTTGTTCATATACAGCTCTCTGTATATACATTAGTcaataaaatgaccaaattaaccTTGTCattatcattaaattttaaaaaagtcaCTGAATAAAAATCTTATATTTGCTTACAAATATTGAAGACGTTCAAGCTTTCCCAACTCAGGTACCAATCTGCCCTTCAATTTTGCATTTCCAAGATCTCTgcaaatgttattattattattattattattagtgacAAAATCAATAAGAACatgcaaaaaaataaaaacagaaggTTATATTTTCATCACAGGGAAATTTATGGTTTTGGTCCCTCTACTTTGAAATCTAGTTATTGCAGTTTAATTTGGCATAATTTTGGTACGTCTAATATCATTAATTAGTCAAAATAACCAAGCTTATTTTGGTTAAAATgtttatatgatttttttaaagccATCCAACACTTAGGAAAAAAAATCTTACCCAGAGCTAAGCTAGAAAGTTTTTTAATGGAgaccaaaattaaattgtaattttacgataataaaaatgtagtttcacaattttaatagtctatatctttgtaagttttaaaggattaaattaaatttttattatttttagggaccaaaatataattttatctttattaatttaaaattttaaaaattttaaagagtcTAAGTAGGGActatgtaaaaataaaaatactccCAAAAtataattgttgttttttttataACATATTGAATTTTCGATAATCTCATATTGCATCAACATTTTAATTGTTGGCATAGGCAGTGCCAGATAGGGGGCCTCTTTGTTAAATTGTATAATTACGACTTTAGTCCCTTTCAaatatttaatattcaatttaatcctttttaaccTCTTCGTTAAATAAAAATTGCTTTTTTTCACTACTCTCAAGTtattttaatacaaaatttttaGCTTGAGTCCCTAaaggtttttgtttttgtttttaactTTGTCACCCCTAGAAGATTCTTGGCATCAACCTTAACTATTTGAAAAGaattaaattatgtcaaattaaaatacgAAAAACTAAATCCGTACCGTCAAAATCATTACATAAGaaaacatcatatatatatatatatatatatatatatatatatatatatataaaaaaagattaaaaaatataaaatgaaacgGAAAAGGTGAAGTGATTTTTGTGTGTGTAATGGTAATGGTAGTTTACTAAATCCCTAACTTAAGCATAATAGAGGGACCAAAACCATAATTTAACCTTCATCATACTAATCCAAATCATCCAATGTTTACAAACTTTACACAAGCAAACATCATCTATTTACATAAAAACATAAGCAGTAAAAGAAAGCAACACACAAAAAGGTGAGGTGATTAGCATGTATGTATGTGTATGCgtgtgtatatatgtatgtatgtaaggTACTTACAGACGAGTAACACGATTGTCAGCATCACAGGTAACATGAAACCAAGTACAAGGATCCACCAAGGTTGGATCCCAACTCTTGAGCACATTTTTAGGGTCTTTAACACTTCTCCTCAATGCATACAAAGCATCCCCTAATATTTCACCATTTTTATTCACACACCCAAAACTCATATCAATATTTCACcaccataatatatatatatatatatatatatatatatatatatgtatgtataaacCCCAATGAACAGAAAATTTCATTACCTTCAACATTTGCAACTGTGGGTGCCAATGTGTTGAAAGAAACAGCAACAAAAACAAGAGCTTGAACTAGGTTATGCATTGCCATTATCAAAGTGGTTGATTCTTACTGGTTTTTGGAGACTATAATGGTGGTGCTATATATATGAAGAGGTGGGGGtgttttgggttaatttgaaaaTGGCAAAAGGTTTAGTGGTGTTGGGAAGAATTTATAGAGCCCATAAAAAGGAACCGATGAGTTTAGTGTAGTGTAGTGTAGTGTAGGGTGAATAGTAGTAGGAAGGGAACCTTTCTTTAGTTTTTGAAACAAGGTGGGGGCTGTTTCACGTGGGGGCATCTTCTCTGTTGCCCTTGCACAATCCTCGATCCACCCATCAC from Gossypium arboreum isolate Shixiya-1 chromosome 1, ASM2569848v2, whole genome shotgun sequence harbors:
- the LOC108482239 gene encoding leucine-rich repeat protein 1-like isoform X2; this encodes MAMHNLVQALVFVAVSFNTLAPTVANVEGDALYALRRSVKDPKNVLKSWDPTLVDPCTWFHVTCDADNRVTRLDLGNAKLKGRLVPELGKLERLQYLELYMNNLEGSIPEEIGGLKSLVSLDLYHNNLTGSIPASLSKLSNLNFLDVSNNDLCGTIPTTGSFSKFSEESFKNNSRLEGPELMGFVRYDTGRCK
- the LOC108482239 gene encoding leucine-rich repeat protein 1-like isoform X1, yielding MAMHNLVQALVFVAVSFNTLAPTVANVEGDALYALRRSVKDPKNVLKSWDPTLVDPCTWFHVTCDADNRVTRLDLGNAKLKGRLVPELGKLERLQYLELYMNNLEGSIPEEIGGLKSLVSLDLYHNNLTGSIPASLSKLSNLNFLRLNGNRLTGRIPRQLTKLPNLKIFDVSNNDLCGTIPTTGSFSKFSEESFKNNSRLEGPELMGFVRYDTGRCK